The Rhizobium leguminosarum genome includes a region encoding these proteins:
- a CDS encoding 3'-5' exonuclease translates to MRTAIIFDCEFLCLEGSQRRFWCAAHDPDPVIAQIGAVKLGLEGEFPILDTHKSYVRPIDRFGKQYPLDPYFTNLTGITEEDIDAHGVALEDALSSVDSFSGGARFWSWGKDELNMLAISCYVAGIQPSIPARRFDNAVKLLVAAGMPIEVLAKTPSNKLADYYEVEHPPLRGHDALDDALSISYTLQHLMKSGKLQPEVFHRT, encoded by the coding sequence ATGAGGACCGCCATCATATTCGACTGTGAATTTCTTTGCCTGGAAGGCTCGCAACGCAGATTTTGGTGCGCGGCCCACGATCCCGATCCTGTCATTGCGCAGATCGGAGCCGTCAAGCTTGGCCTCGAGGGCGAGTTTCCGATCCTCGATACGCACAAGTCCTATGTTCGGCCCATCGATCGCTTCGGTAAGCAGTATCCGCTCGATCCTTATTTCACCAATCTGACCGGCATCACCGAAGAGGATATCGACGCCCATGGCGTGGCGTTGGAGGATGCCCTTTCCAGCGTCGACAGCTTCTCGGGCGGCGCCCGGTTTTGGTCGTGGGGCAAGGACGAGCTGAACATGTTGGCCATCAGCTGCTATGTCGCAGGCATTCAGCCTTCCATCCCGGCCCGCCGGTTCGACAACGCCGTCAAGCTTCTCGTCGCTGCGGGCATGCCGATCGAGGTTTTGGCAAAGACGCCCAGCAACAAACTGGCCGACTATTACGAGGTCGAACATCCTCCATTGCGTGGGCATGACGCGCTCGACGACGCTCTGTCGATATCATACACGCTGCAACATCTGATGAAGAGCGGAAAATTGCAGCCCGAGGTTTTCCACCGAACCTGA